One genomic region from Candida albicans SC5314 chromosome 6, complete sequence encodes:
- the MRT4 gene encoding Mrt4p (Putative mRNA turnover protein; Hap43-induced; mutation confers hypersensitivity to tubercidin (7-deazaadenosine); rat catheter biofilm induced), with protein sequence MPRSKRSKLVTLAQTEKKGKENKTRLFDEVRSALDTFKYIWVLQFDDIRTPVLQDVRNDWVGSKLILGKRKVLQKALGETIEEEYKDNLHQLSKLCEGLPGLLFTDESPETVEAYFKAYSKQDYSRAKSRAPIDFTIPAGIVYSRGGQISIEEDVPMSHSLEETLRNKLKVPTKIKAGKIILEEPYVVCNKGDVLDTRQALLLKQFGVAASEFKIPILGYYDGEVHKYDN encoded by the coding sequence ATGCCTAGATCAAAACGTTCGAAACTTGTTACTTTAGCACAGACTGAAAAGAAGGGGAAAGAAAACAAGACTCgtttatttgatgaagttAGATCTGCATTAGATActtttaaatatatatgGGTTTTAcaatttgatgatattaGAACTCCAGTATTACAAGATGTTAGAAATGATTGGGTTGGatcaaaattgattttaggtaaaagaaaagtattACAAAAGGCATTAGGTGAAAccattgaagaagaatataaaGACAATTTACATCAATTATCTAAATTATGTGAAGGTTTACCaggattattatttactGATGAATCACCAGAAACTGTTGAAGCTTATTTCAAAGCATATTCCAAACAAGATTATTCTAGAGCCAAATCTAGAGCACCAATAGATTTTACTATACCTGCAGGGATTGTTTATTCTAGAGGTGGACAAATTTCCATAGAAGAAGATGTTCCAATGTCACATTCTTTAGAAGAAACTTtaagaaacaaattaaaagttCCAACTAAAATCAAAGCCGGTAAAATTATTCTTGAAGAACCTTATGTTGTTTGTAATAAAGGTGATGTTTTAGATACTAGACAAGCTTTgttattgaaacaatttggTGTTGCTGCGAGTGAATTTAAAATTCCTATTCTTGGTTATTATGATGGAGAAGTACATAAATATGATAATTAA
- a CDS encoding uncharacterized protein (Putative transcriptional regulator of ribonucleotide reductase genes; Spider biofilm induced), with product MEAFQQFLQSRGIQRIRKQHRRSTDTIRSRATSDGNVRISTIMSNIRNENEVHFSDSDDEVIIEDEPLGIIQINNEIDDDFDSFYNTRSESFGGGRNHNFIISDRCNNEIDKSYEYVAAQSTTTSIESVIPEESYKDRFEFKIPSQDFKHVNYTAMDTSDYSKILHKSPSDKFVNSLKLKHFGIKKLFAEDFRKFKNNLSTIISDGMVEYLVLGLNSELIVFGFDGLTNLPSKQLLRIDTRPMYTSSTDRLISTWPYFPHTINYLKTGNFNNKQVLGVCSDDGTLFIWYTETIINLVKKFGNSKKPQSNDNDQETENPVATVTLSSTASSSVATPTIVKPDFRIKTEASLWGLDFKTYNGHNILVASDNSQSVVLLYYHPVDERFYNIKSHQILHNIPDISIVSYTQKGERHTVQVSCVSISGEIIVFEFNFAIALGPLNKEEFEYFRKEPYYYVDATMEQLENRNGIDSHELAQLKSKKFRRVKFAEPLCISRVVLSEDCWTVKPMSSKWFLPVGSLKDVFGDDSIDESRELNRIRYETRLLNASSGKFQFFPSKTVNFESRLEDNCHNNTSTTTNCKPTTVDDEYRRIHKELVNGSSDEFLLVSTAKKLSMFRFPSLFCNCSTSKIFDLAIPFNEESKFTNRISISMVVPELSCFIAATQQGLITIMRLCSYQGVYGMRQEHIFPNALSLSLGYHGYRTIIGLSVRKRTLEKPIYNLYVTYNDGLIIGYQISI from the coding sequence ATGGAAgcatttcaacaatttcttcaatcaCGAGGGATTCAACGGATCAGGAAACAACATCGTCGTCTGACAGATACAATCCGTAGCAGAGCTACAAGTGATGGAAATGTCCGTATTAGTACTATAATGAGTAATATTCGAAATGAAAACGAAGTACATTTTTCTGATTCTGATGATGAAGTGataattgaagatgaaCCATTAGggataattcaaataaataatgagattgatgatgattttgatagTTTTTATAATACCAGGAGTGAAAgttttggtggtggaagGAATCATAACTTTATCATTTCAGATCGAtgtaataatgaaattgataaatcatATGAATATGTGGCAGCACAATCTACCACTACACTGATTGAAAGTGTGATACCCGAGGAACTGTATAAAGAtagatttgaattcaaaattCCAAGTCAAGATTTCAAACATGTCAACTATACGGCTATGGATACTTCTGATTATTCCAAGATTTTGCATAAATCACCTTCTGataaatttgttaattCTTTGAAGCTAAAACATTTTGgtatcaaaaaattatttgctGAAGATTTCCggaaatttaaaaataacctatcaacaattatttCTGATGGTATGGTTGAGTATCTAGTGTTAGGATTGAATTCTGAACTAATagtttttggttttgatgGACTAACCAACTTACCATCCAAACAATTGCTTCGAATAGACACACGTCCAATGTACACCTCAAGCACTGATAGACTAATATCTACATGGCCATATTTTCCCCATActatcaattatttgaagactggtaatttcaataacaaGCAAGTTTTGGGGGTATGTTCTGATGATGGTACCTTGTTTATATGGTACACTGAAACAATAATCAACTTagtgaaaaaatttggaaactCAAAGAAACCGCAGAGTAATGACAATGATCAAGAGACTGAAAATCCAGTGGCAACAGTCACGTTATCTTCTACAGCGTCATCATCAGTGGCAACACCTACCATTGTTAAACCGGATTTTAGAATCAAAACAGAGGCTTCATTATGGGGTCTAGATTTCAAAACTTATAATGGACACAATATTCTAGTAGCTTCTGATAACTCACAGAGTGTTGTTCTATTGTATTATCACCCAGTAGATGAAAGATTCTATAATATTAAGTCTCATCAAATTTTACATAATATTCCAGATATCTCCATTGTGTCATATACTCAAAAAGGAGAGCGACATACAGTACAGGTGTCATGTGTGTCTATATCAGGAGAAATCATTgtgtttgaatttaattttgcAATAGCATTAGGGCCTTTAAATAAAGAggaatttgaatatttcaGAAAAGAACCTTATTATTATGTTGATGCAACAATGGAACAATTGGAGAATCGAAATGGAATAGATTCTCATGAATTGGCTCAATTAAAGCTGAAGAAATTTAGACGAGTAAAATTCGCTGAACCATTATGTATTTCAAGAGTTGTATTGAGTGAGGACTGCTGGACAGTTAAACCCATGAGCTCTAAATGGTTTTTGCCAGTTGGGTCACTTAAAGATGTATTTGGTGACGATAGTATCGACGAGTCACGTGAATTGAACCGTATAAGGTATGAAACACGATTGCTTAATGCTCTGAGTGgtaaatttcaatttttcccTAGTAAGACGGTTAATTTTGAGTCTCGATTGGAAGATAATTGTCACAACAATACCAGTACTACCACTAATTGTAAACCAACTACcgttgatgatgaatacAGAAGAATACATAAAGAATTAGTGAATGGGTCTAGTGATGAATTTTTGCTAGTGTCTACTGCTAAGAAGTTGTCAATGTTTAGGTTCCCTTCACTTTTCTGTAATTGTTCAACCctgaaaatatttgatttagcAATACCATTTAATGAAGAAAGTAAGTTCACCAATCGAATATCCATTAGCATGGTTGTACCTGAACTTCTGTGTTTCATTGCTGCTACCCAACAAGGATTGATAACAATTATGAGATTATGTTCATATCAAGGGGTTTATGGTATGAGACAAGAACATATTTTCCCAAACGCATTGTCGTTATCATTAGGTTATCATGGATATAGAACTATTATTGGATTAAGTGTAAGAAAAAGAACATTAGAGAAACctatatataatttatatgTTACATATAATGATGGGTTGATTATTGgttatcaaatttcaatataa
- a CDS encoding L-methionine (R)-S-oxide reductase (Ortholog(s) have methionine-R-sulfoxide reductase activity, role in cellular response to oxidative stress and cytoplasm, nucleus localization): protein MVHADYSNLKSGDFSKEETLQHVLDSYKALETDNWVANLSNCSSLLWHAYKSLNINVNWTGFYLTVENKNEGQTSPTELILGPFQGKVACQLIKFGHGVCGTAASKKLTQLVPDVEKFPGHIACDGETKSEIVVPIVKNGETKGVIDLDCLDLEGFDKVDQEYLEKLAELIAQSL, encoded by the coding sequence ATGGTGCACGCTGATTATTCAAATCTCAAATCTGGAGACTTTTCCAAAGAAGAAACCCTCCAACACGTTCTAGATTCCTACAAAGCATTAGAAACCGACAATTGGGTAGCAAACTTATCCAATTGctcatcattattatggCATGCGtacaaatcattaaatattAACGTCAATTGGACTGGATTTTACCTTACagttgaaaacaaaaacgaAGGTCAAACCTCACCTACTGAATTAATTTTGGGCCCATTTCAAGGTAAAGTTGCATGTCAGTTGATTAAATTTGGTCATGGTGTTTGTGGAACTGCTGCGTCGAAAAAATTGACACAACTAGTACCTGATGTAGAAAAATTCCCTGGTCATATTGCCTGTGATGGAGAAACCAAAAGTGAAATAGTTGTTCCTATTGTGAAAAATGGTGAAACCAAGGGAgtaattgatttggattGTTTAGATCTTGAAGGGTTTGATAAGGTCGATCAAgaatatttggaaaaattagCTGAATTAATTGCTCAATCTTTGTAA
- the MIF2 gene encoding Mif2p (Centromere-associated protein; similar to CENP-C proteins; Cse4p and Mif2p colocalize at C. albicans centromeres) yields MYLSNLGGQSRKTGIRPKTNLKTDKYGMEDVDDFFEDDDDDGINKSKGQKSTIALSRGEEVSNYKSTISQPFNNIARKINFNQEDDETFNLPSTSSSSATVTASSVSNKKSPVTTQQSPLRSPLPEQDYDYNQFDVEEDYGNITEEDKQPSPPPPVPKTKSKAKTKAKASTTNNTNTKSTKAASSFTKKMALGKTKRLPSSFDSVNTSSVTEYYDEDDEDNDRDYGESQQDSIEDSMVDSTFNDYSQPSSNNNKTRRKIIKESPLPSPPPDNPNGLRRSKRTRIKPLAFWRNERIIYSKDLDYDDEQDTTLARDIHNIPLQSIKEVVHIPDNESVDNSGSPNTRTGAAGSTKTRSNRKRTYKQTTTTAPTDYDYESDPEISGSEWFKEDNLSLEVNDNGESKLRKIAYNHKGGNYVKPTDDNYLVASLFDEDKSFFAGGMLQLPSDGFKPPVTVTGSTYMFNVMKGLIQVTLNENMFVVTKGCKVQIPEGNEYSLRNIGQGDAYLFFVQIRKPEEIDTNW; encoded by the coding sequence ATGTATTTATCCAACCTTGGTGGACAATCTAGAAAGACGGGTATCAGACctaaaacaaatttgaaaactgaTAAATATGGTATGGAAGACGTGGATGACTTTTTCgaagatgacgatgatgatgggaTAAACAAGCTGAAAGGACAGAAACTGACAATAGCATTACTGCGAGGAGAAGAAGTGTCCAACTATAAATCAACCATTAGTCAAccatttaataatatcgcacgtaaaatcaatttcaatcaagAAGATGACGAAACATTTAATTTACCATCaacttcatcttcatcagcTACGGTAACCGCGTCATCAGTGTCGAATAAGAAATCCCCAGTGACAACTCAACAATCACCGTTGCGTTCTCCATTACCGGAGCAAGACTATGATTACAATCAGTTTGATGTGGAGGAAGATTATGGTAATATaactgaagaagataaacAGCCATCCCCACCTCCACCAGTGCCAAAGACAAAGTCAAAAGCAAAAACGAAAGCTAAGGCTTCCACTACAAACAATACCAATACCAAATCTACTAAAGCTGCTTCTTCATTTACTAAAAAAATGGCATTAGGTAAAACCAAAAGACTACCGTCGAGTTTTGATTCAGTAAACACAAGTAGTGTCACCGAATACTATGATGAAGACgatgaagataatgataGGGATTATGGTGAATCACAACAggattcaattgaagattCAATGGTTGATTCAACTTTCAATGATTATTCACAACCATCAAGTAATAACAACAAGACCCGaagaaaaatcattaaagaatcaccattaccatcaccaccaccagatAATCCTAATGGATTAAGGAGATCTAAACGTACAAGAATCAAACCATTAGCATTTTGGAGAAATGAACGAATTATCTATTCTAAGGATTTagattatgatgatgaacaaGATACCACGCTAGCTAGAGATATACATAATATCCCATTACAACTGATTAAAGAAGTGGTACACATACCAGATAATGAATCTGTTGATAATTCAGGATCACCAAATACTAGAACGGGAGCAGCTGGGTCTACTAAAACAAGACTGAATCGAAAACGAACCTATAAACAAACCACCACTACTGCCCCCACtgattatgattatgaatCAGATCCAGAAATATCTGGTTCAGAATGGTTTAAAGAAGATAATCTACTGTTGGAAGTTAACGATAATGGGGAATCCAAATTACGTAAAATTGCCTATAATCATAAAGGTGGGAATTATGTGAAACCCACTGATGATAATTATTTAGTGGcatcattatttgatgaagataaaaGTTTTTTTGCTGGTGGGATGTTACAATTACCTTCGGATGGATTTAAACCACCAGTTACAGTGACGGGTAGTACATATATGTTTAATGTGATGAAAGGATTGATTCAAGTGACgttgaatgaaaatatGTTTGTTGTTACTAAAGGTTGTAAAGTACAAATCCCTGAAGGTAATGAATATTCCTTAAGAAATATTGGCCAAGGTGATGcttatttgtttttcgtTCAAATCAGAAAACCAGAAGAAATCGATACCAATTGGTAA
- a CDS encoding uncharacterized protein (Ortholog of C. dubliniensis CD36 : Cd36_63300, Candida tropicalis MYA-3404 : CTRG_05769 and Candida albicans WO-1 : CAWG_05077): MFKECIGCTQKRLDDEPQDDRSHVLCPICRMSRYYKAYKQYITSRMRSKSNLKSTSIERKLRKFITNKFHIITKLYALKQLTSSHKSKEYLQVKNFLLNDRQIKFIFSSKKAISSRLCLREIERLENSNEAQEELLQLEVTSTSSSSSSDTENNEAATEVSDKTGDLADEQPPQDREPNIDTHNKDTSSKVTENDNNEDVVMNDVDNNDKPHSIVSQNNEESETGTNDTPLSANITLENPNTVATESGTPTVTKPSKSSSSSSSSVPSHDISPSNGDAPIPDQSSSTVKSPTSLLAPDTATAEKPKSQETRFTGHTYKLKPSRIEKPAHNERTNDAQLHSIVQNLQKNLGSINLPIRQSPNTDMNATSIDTRASTPSTINLPEQEKTPSPVQHLRQATPSESTVQSNSPKTSTLIDNTPSAINPVIQTSLSPIKRCRHCKQPKPSDMPLECSSYSTCPRCIIKSRLQKNNLQNLSKFMKLYGFYQMTQEYDKHEKLIKLAMEQDSYLADLGSRKFDYPTELEKLRAVVSSQIQPPESQQSANINFNSPVSSPVNSPVISATTSNRRGSTDLEDVETNNGIMISADRPQRREETPQQEDSSNIVNSPHSENSPIQEDIVNQENASIQEDSYHQNENQSDQHNGTDKNTSSNENIDIVDEVVNTVEKHAEGDIKIEKNAYENDTGHSNENNPEISDEQEESGNIIGGSNNNENVDINIDIDTNDNSPQINVEAPKENTNNRVNNERDNQDHPGTDDVRKDNSDKIDQTGPPNKSDSSVKVEPGTENSHIKGDGSTQRGDKQNITHTGTIALGSTSTSSNSSIQEIRQVSITPAPTSYSAPIELSSSSGSTPSQPTNVANHTPQNSDIDRLIASINNTTTQGYHTIQNSLISRSTLPNHPPILSGQVTTGNIVNPRICSICQEVREFDEPFLATRLPCCPKCTLKEALLKKRGNTVFGSIKLYALKQVYEWKDYSSFQLRTMFLEQDAYLSQFTVRPFNYVCEMIRLQGHPTPYPAFQPPPLPPFLQRDARVCQNCNTVILDAFNEMKRYSCCARCLMNDALSRGYSLALSNTVKILALKQVLEGNSLEDNQFVLKFLFDRFLEQYKGKKFDYEIELLKYKTREDDNYYEIKNE, translated from the coding sequence ATGTTTAAAGAATGTATTGGTTGCACGCAAAAACGTTTAGATGACGAGCCACAAGATGATAGATCACACGTGTTGTGTCCGATATGCAGAATGTCAAGATATTATAAGGCCTACAAACAATACATAACTTCAAGAATGAggtcaaaatcaaatttaaaaagtACAAGTATCGAACGGAAACTACGAAAATTCataacaaacaaattcCATATTATAACTAAACTTTATGCGTTAAAACAATTAACTTCGTCTCATAAACTGAAAGAATACTTACAAGTGAAAAACTTTTTGTTAAACGACCGTCAAATTAAGTTTATTTTCAGTAGCAAAAAAGCCATCTCATCAAGATTGTGTCTTCgtgaaattgaaagattGGAAAACTCCAATGAGGCtcaagaagaattattacAGCTTGAAGTGACTAGTACTAGTAGCAGCTCATCTTCAGATACTGAGAATAATGAAGCGGCGACGGAAGTTTCTGATAAAACGGGTGATTTGGCTGATGAGCAACCTCCACAAGATAGAGAGCCTAATATCGATACCCACAATAAAGACACTTCTTCTAAAGTGAcagaaaatgataataacgAAGATGTGGTAATGAACgatgttgataataatgataagCCACACCTGATTGTATCTCAAAATAACGAAGAATCCGAAACAGGTACAAATGACACCCCTTTATCGGCCAATATTACATTAGAGAATCCAAATACTGTTGCTACTGAATCTGGCACACCAACTGTTACTAAGCCTTCGAAATCGAGTTCAAGTAGCAGTTCTTCCGTACCAAGTCACGACATCTCTCCGTCAAATGGAGATGCTCCTATTCCGGATCAACTGTCTTCAACAGTGAAAAGTCCAACCAGTCTTTTAGCACCCGACACTGCCACTGCGGAGAAGCCAAAATCACAGGAAACCAGATTTACCGGTCACACATACAAATTAAAACCAagtagaattgaaaaaccaGCTCATAATGAACGCACAAATGATGCACAATTGCATTCTATAGTTCAGAATTTACAGAAGAATTTAGGTTCTATCAATTTGCCAATACGTCAATCTCCCAATACTGATATGAATGCTACTTCCATTGACACGAGAGCTTCCACACcttcaacaatcaatttaccAGAACAGGAGAAAACACCATCTCCAGTTCAACATTTAAGGCAAGCCACACCTTCAGAATCTACTGTACAATCAAATAGTCCAAAAACCTCCACTTTGATAGATAATACGCCACTGGCTATAAATCCAGTGATACAAACTAGTTTATCACCAATCAAACGATGCAGACATTGTaaacaaccaaaaccaaGTGATATGCCTCTCGAGTGCTCATCTTACTCAACATGTCCACGATGTATTATTAAGAGTagattgcaaaaaaataacttGCAAAATTTATCCAAGTTTATGAAATTATATggattttatcaaatgacCCAAGAATATGATAAAcatgaaaaattaattaaacttGCAATGGAACAAGATTCTTACTTGGCAGATCTCGGTTCAcgaaaatttgattatccGACGGAGTTAGAGAAATTGAGAGCAGTTGTAAGCAGCCAAATTCAACCACCTGAATCACAACAGAGTGCGaatataaatttcaattcaccCGTCAGTTCGCCCGTCAATTCGCCAGTCATCTCAGCAACCACTTCGAATAGACGAGGTTCGACAGATTTAGAGGATGTTGAAACTAATAATGGAATTATGATACTGGCTGATAGACCACAACGGAGAGAAGAAACTCCCCAACAGGAAGATTCTTCCAATATAGTAAACTCACCTCATTCAGAAAATTCACCCATTCAGGAAGACATTGTGAACCAAGAGAATGCATCTATTCAAGAAGATTCGTATCACCAAAATGAAAACCAAAGCGACCAGCATAATGGTACTGATAAGAATACCTCTTCAAACGAGAATATCGATATTGTTGACGAAGTCGTAAATACTGTGGAAAAACATGCCGAAGGTGATATAAAGATAGAAAAAAATGCTTATGAAAATGATACTGGTCATAGTAATGAGAACAACCCTGAGATAAGTGACGAGCAAGAAGAGAGTGGCAATATAATAGGGGGTAGTAATAACAATGAGAATGTTGATATAAATATAGATATTGATACAAACGACAATAGTCCGCAAATTAACGTGGAAGCtccaaaagaaaatactAATAATCGTGTCAACAACGAACGTGACAATCAAGACCACCCAGGAACTGATGATGTCCGTAAAGATAATAGTGacaaaattgatcaaaccGGACCTCCAAATAAAAGTGACAGTAGTGTTAAGGTTGAGCCTGGAACTGAAAATAGTCATATCAAGGGGGACGGCTCCACACAAAGAGGCGACAAGCAAAACATTACACATACTGGGACGATAGCTCTTGGAAGTACAAGCACTTCTCTGAATAGTTCCATTCAGGAAATCCGTCAAGTATCTATTACCCCAGCTCCAACCTCATATTCTGCTCCTATTGAATTGAGTTCTTCCTCGGGTTCAACTCCATCACAACCAACCAATGTCGCAAATCATACCCCACAGAATTCAGATATCGATAGGTTGATAGCTAGTATAAACAATACGACAACACAAGGCTATCatacaatacaaaataGCTTAATACTGCGAAGCACATTACCAAATCATCCACCAATTTTAAGTGGGCAAGTTACAACAGGAAACATTGTAAACCCaagaatttgttcaatttgtCAAGAAGTACGAGAATTTGATGAACCATTTTTAGCGACGCGATTACCTTGTTGTCCCAAATGTACTTTAAAAGAAGCTTTGTTAAAGAAACGGGGTAATACAGTATTTGGTTCAATAAAACTATATGCTTTAAAACAAGTTTACGAATGGAAAGACTATTCATCTTTCCAATTGAGGACTATGTTTTTGGAACAAGATGCGTATTTATCCCAATTTACTGTAAGACCATTCAATTACGTATGTGAAATGATTCGATTACAGGGACATCCAACGCCATATCCTGCATTCCAACCCCCTCCACTTCCACCATTTTTACAAAGAGATGCAAGGGTGTGTCAAAATTGCAATACTGTCATACTTGATGCTTTCAATGAAATGAAAAGGTATTCATGTTGTGCCAGATGTCTTATGAATGATGCACTTTCCCGTGGTTATAGTCTTGCATTGCTGAATACTGTTAAAATCTTAGCCCTCAAACAAGTTCTTGAAGGTAACAGTTTAGAAgataatcaatttgttttgaaatttttgttcGATAGGTTCTTGGAACAATACAAAGGCAAAAAGTTTGATTATGAAATAGAGTTACTAAAGTATAAAACAAGAGAAGatgataattattatgAAATTAAGAACGAGTGA